atgtattaagttcttctttttcatatttagtccatCGTCTGGTATATtcctcgacagaattcataagagagtcgccaattgaaagaccgatgTTCTCTGAATTTAACAAATAAGTGATTTTCAACTACActtgtatatcaacatcaccagtaatgacatgtccagctggactatagatGAAAGAAGACGAATAACAAGAATActttggtggattacgtataagatgttttatatctaggcactgtaatgtttgtaattgaaaagtttggatgcaatagtagttgtatacatgtatttgtaggaaatacagggtgtaaacttgaaatatgctggaatacaagactgaacgTTTTGATGACGAataatgttgcttatgttggcAACATTTAATTATGACGGCATGACATCCATAACCCGCGGTGGTTTAAAGAACATATGATGCAAACATCTAATCAATTAGGTATAAAGGGAAACAATTCTGAATTTCGGGAATAAGCTCTCCTAGCAGCTGAAAGACAGGGCAAAAGACCTACTACATTTGTCCAATTTCAAAaacctggatccgcctctggcCATTATGATACAGTAACTGATAACGATTATAACACACGTGATTTTTGTTAGACCTATACGACATTGATATCAACTCTGGGCCTGTAGTAAGGCAATTATGGACTCGTCAAACCTTCTGGATGCCAATGTATCACGTAAGAatctcccctctctctctctctctctctctctctctctctctctctctgtgtgtgtgtgtgtgtgtgtgtgttttgagTCGTTTCAGAGTCGGGTGATATAAGTGTGAAGTTAAATTACCAATACATTTTGTTATTTACAGATGTGACGGTGGAAAAACGGAAAGTAGCTCTTTCTCAACTCTCTAAACTTTCACTAATCTCCATCGGTGTCTCGCTGGCGTCAATTTTACTCGGAATTCTCATACTAGTTTACTCAAGAGGAGCCGGGTTCCCAATTATCACTGGAGCCCCTGTGTGGTCGGGAGCAACGGTATAACCGTAGATAAGATTGTGTTTAATCGTGTGTATCGTATTTTAGTGTAATGTCCCAATTCAGATACGCATGAATAAAGCTAGCGTTCTATGTACTATTCTCATATCCTCGGAAGTTTCTTCTTCTGTTTTTGCCTTTTAATCGACTatatcactggtattaaactgatgtacgtaactgcagttacgtacaCCCCAAGACGGCGGAAGAAGAAACAGGTAAATTAGAATAGCGATGTTTTTGTCTTTTAGAAAACAAAGTGAAATACACTTAACAAAAGAGGATGTCTATTTATATCAATAGTTCACAATTGTACCCAAAGTCTTCACGATACTGTCCCTAATTTGCTGCAAtcggtatttgaaatacgtagttgatgtacgtaacttttacaatatgatgtacgtaactttcCGAATTGCACATAAAAGATGTACGTAACTCAAAAGATCTCcattaaacttttattcatttgttcattCAAAAAGCCCAATAGAATGCCTTCATCAATAAAAATCACATGTTCAATAATGCTACCAACATGCCACCAAATCAAACTTTCAATTTAGGCTCTTTTAAGAAGATTTGGGAACGTTCTTTCATATCTATGATGTAGTACCTATAATGCTATAAGTTAAAGAGCAATCAATCAAAAAATGGCACAATCACTGATAAACTTCATTCAAAGTACGCCACAAATATTCTTCAACGGTAACCAATCTCGTTAATGTATGAGCAAGTACAGCATCGAGCATGTTTTTGTAACAAAAGGATAAGGGACCGGTCATTTAACTTGGTTggttggaggggggggggtcgcgACAGAATTTTTTCCACACTCAGCGGGcgacaattttttaaaattaatttacgCTTTGCGACAATTTTTTCCAGTTTAATTTTGCATTACTTTTATCTGGGACTACTATTAGTGCAAAACCTTgcttcagataaaaaaaattctaatttttcTGCGccaatttggttttttttgtcaGCAACaaacccccccaaaaaacataGCCCCTTTCCGCAAGTTACATGGTTGGTCCCTAGGCAAAATGAACAAAAAGTATTTTTACACACCGAAAATAACAGATAAATCAAATGATCGGTTTGTCCACTTTATTTTTTCTATGATTGATACCCTGTTAATACGAGACCGTgtgaaatgatattaaaatatattgaaGTTAGTTAATTGGTATTAATTGTACTCGGATAAAACAGACTCTGGAGCTCTGATTGAGTCTACGTAGTATTGCAGCAAAAGAATACCAAACAAATCATGTTTGTCAACGTATCCTAAAGAAATACCTGGTAAAAACATCCCCCAAATATCTAAGCACAtttttaccccctcccccccccccccccccccccccccccccccgccaaaaataataataaagaattacTGAAAATCTACATaatgtgaaaaatatataacatcttaaaatcaagatGTTCTAAGCTTGTGAAAcattcatacaagttaatgaaAATGATGTAAATTTCTCCTTTAAATTTTTAACCCCAAAACATCCATTTTACCTACCCCCTACCCCCTCTCCCCCGACAGAAATACTACGGTTTTGTTGGACGTCCAAAAGAcaccaaaattcaaaatttgtccTCCAAAGAATAGGTATAGTATTTAAACGGTACAAAATATGGagtaatacccccccccctttttttttcccTGCTTGCAGCATCTGTTCGTACCAAATATCTCAAGAGGTTATAGAATGAGGGTTGTtgggttttgttgttgttttctttatcGGTAATGGCATTCTTTCTCTGCCACAAAGTATGTGCATTACTTCTCTGCTTGTTTAGCTGCTTAGAAAAATAATTTAGGGTTTGTATCAATTGTATACTTTGTAATGCACAAAGTATGTGCATTACTTCTCTGCTTGTTTGGCTGCTTAGAAAAATAATTTAGGGTTTGTCGAACTACGAGTGAATTGCacagttacgtacatcatatAGGAAAATTACGTAcatcaaccaaaaatattttaatgagttaCGTACATCACGTGTGTTTTTGCACAGGAGTTTAACTCGTCCATTCAGGAGAAACAAACGGATTTTACCATTCTGAACGATAAAGCGTAAAGAAATACACAAACTTGACTAATTAATATCACTGAATAGTTGATAGGATAAGATATAATCTAAATTGAAAAAGTACCCGTTTCTTCTTCCGCCATTATGggatgtacgtaactgcagttacgtacatcagtttaataccagtgtatATGACCTCGCGAAAATAAAAACTCGCAAATACAATCGAATCTACATGTTTGTGAATTTGCATATTATATTTAAACATTCCTAcaaatgttcattgtgtgtaaaCCCCATACCAAAAGTTTTGATGAAAAATTCTACTGTAATGAACAATGTGCATCAATTGAGGTCTGAGGAACCACACAATGGTCGTTATTAGAAATGTTTTAGGTCACTGAGGAACCACACAATGGTCGTTATTAGAAATGTTTTATGTCACTGAGGAACCACACAATGGCCATTATTAGAAATGTTTTAGGTCACTGAGGAACCACACAATGGTCATTATTAGAAATGTTTTAGGTCACTGAGGAACCACACAATGGTCATTATTAGAAATGTTTTAGGTCACTGAGGAACCACACAATGGTCATTATCAGAAATGTTTTAGGTCACTGAGGAACCACACAATGGTCATTATCAGAAATGCTTTATGTCACTGAGGAACTACACAATGGTCATTATTAGAAATGTTTTAGGTCACTGAGGAACCACACAATGGCCATTATTAGAAATGTTTTAGGTCACTGAGGAACCACACAATGGTCATTATCAGAAATATTTAGGTCACTGAGGAACCACACAATGGTCATTATTAGAAATGTTTTAGGTCACTGAGGAACCACACAATGGTCATTATCAGAAGTATTTAGGTCACTGAGGAACCACACAATGGTCATTATCAGAAATGTTTTATGTCACTTTTCGAATACATTTTCTAAACAACTTTATACCGATAAGTTCAACTGGGGAAAATGTGTCCATAAACTGATATAACTTTACTGACAAATTTAACTCTATTTTCAGTTTCTGTTGTCTGGCATATTAGGTCATCTTGCTTCGAAATCTGATGTGCATTATGGATATTTTCCTCCTCCAAGAGTAAGATGTTTGGTGAGTAGTGTCGTACGTGTGTGAAagtaataaactgtttaaaaccTAACTACGATCAGGATCGTCAGATGCATGTTGAAATGTGGTGTTTAAATCAGATACATTTTATCTTTGGTACAGCTTCTGTCGCATTACATCATTTGTGTGTCGTGTATGAGTGTTTGTGGGATATGCTTCGGTTACTCCATAGCTGGCGCTAGTGTATGCACGGCAGACGACGAGCTGCAGTGTGGAGAGAACGTCCAGACGGAATTCATCCTCAACATCCTCAGTATTGTCGTGTCTGTCTTCATGTTGACCATTGCGATCGTTGGATGCATATTTTTCTGTGTCTATAGAAAGTTGCTCGGACTGTACAGACCTGTGGATATGTTGTATCAAAAGAGAATCAACGATCTGGAGAGCAGGATTAGAACACTTGAAAATCCGAACATGCAGGGACAGCAACAAGGATTCGGAGGACAGTACGGGTATAACAGTTTTAACACGACTACTGCACCGCCCCCGGTGTATTCAAAGGAATAACTGAAAAATGTAGGAGACTGTTTTTATAATGTATAGTCATCTGTAACCAAAGCAATGAAGCTGCAAAAATCTTCTATGAATGAAAACTCTTTTGAATGTTACCCATTGACTATCAAAGAATAGCTACTCTTAAAAATGCATGGTTTTTAATCTTTGATTATTTGTCTTCAAACAtggttattttttctataaattGCAATGTTTCAGTATTGCTGAGAAGGGGAATGTAATGAACctcaatatatacaataaaattgtttacaattttcttttctttcactTTTCCTTGTTCTTGATTATCAATCTTCAGTTATATAACTATTTGACAGAAATGAACTCAAATGATGTACGTATATGAGAGAAGGAAGCGATTTTGCCTATAATATACTACTATTTCAAGTCTTCATTTCAGAAGAAATTTCTACCGAAACACTGTCTATCTAAAACATATTCATTATAAGAATCCCCTTAAAAGTTTATGTAAATTATGTTTGATATGAAGAATTTGATGTCATAAGAATAATCACCCGTTGTTAAAGTACTGCAGTCCTGTTACGTCGAAAGCGACCACCGAAAGTTCATGTTGTCAAACAAATATGTTTAATCTTTTCTATACCGAGAGCAAAATTAacgtaaactcaaataattgaagatatctttaaaaatttgaagataccataaattcattttatgcaatcaacaattcaattgaagatttaaaagatttttaataatgaatggaaataaatttttaaagagtAGAATGTAATGTACATATAGCTTGCGGGATACTCACTGAGAACTTTCATTTGCGTGATCATGGGTGCCATATTTTTCTGTGTCCATGGAAGACTTTTTGGGCTGTATTGAAGAAGGGATTTGGTATATCAAAGTAAAATCGTTGACTTTGAGACTAGGATTCGGACAATGGAAAACTCAAACAATCGGCGACAACAGGAAGTGCTTAGAATACAATACGGCTCTAATAGTTTCTCCACCACTACCCAGCAACAACAAGAAGGAACTAAAGTACAAATGGGTTATGACGGCTACCCTTCCCCGGCGGCTCCGCCCCCGCCATATCCAAAGTGGTGATTGTCTGGGTGTCTTAGATTTTCAAGTTCATGTAATTGTGATAACTTCATCGGTAAATTTACATTACACGACGGATACTCTATAATGAATGTTATGAACTCATTTTATGTAtttcttaaaaaatatttctttaaacatTCATGATATTCTTATAACATTTGTGTAAAGACCCTTCGTTAcattaatttttcattcataacaaATGATCTTATTGTTTCACCATGGTATTTCATAGACTTATCACTGTATAGAAAAAACCCAGTTAGAACGGAAAATAGAACATTTTAAACTCTGAAATACTGTAATTTATCCAttgaaataaacatttatattttcacagAACTTTGTTGTATCTTTTGGATCTTTCTTAAGGTACTAGTATATCTTCTGCGCAATATTGTTGTGAAGATCGATAAAGAGGCAGCTATAAAGAGGGAACGAAATCCCCAAGAAAACGCAATAAACAGAAATTCATTGATTTGttgaatatataaaattcatttcacTTGTTAGACAGGATTTCTTATTTAAGATTTTCACTCATGCTTCATACTCGTAATAATGTCTCACGAGTGAAAAACTCCTATCTAACAAGAAAACATTGAACATCCTCTCTCTATAAGAAGAATCACAGATTTATAAAAACATACCGGTAATTATATGTAGCATACTGCTGGTCACagatttataaaaacataattatatgtaACATACTACTGGTCACagatttataaaaacataattatatgtaACATACTACTGGTCACagatttataaaaacataattatatgtaGCATACTGCTGGTCACAGATtgataaaaacataattatatgtaACATACTACTGGTCACagatttataaaaacataattatatgtaGCATACTGCTGGTCacagattgataaaaaaaacataattacatgtggCATACTACTGGTCACagatttataaaaacataattatatgtaACATACTACTGGTCACagatttataaaaacataattatatgtaGCATACTGCTGGTCACagatttataaaaacataattatatgtaACATACTACTGGTCACagatttataaaaacataattatatgtaACATACTACTGGTCACagatttataaaaacataattatatgtaGCATACTGCTGGTCACAGAGttataaaaacataattatatatactacTGGTCAATTCAGTGTTTGATTCATGCAATAGTTACAGGTCTGACAGTAAAGAAAATAGAGTAACATTACTGATGATACCAATACCTTGATCATGATACGCAATTTACCTGTAACCTCTAACCTTTaagtaaaaatgttttatccCTGCATCAGCTACATTTAAAATAGAGTTGAGATCTTTTGGGGAATTTTTCACTTGAATATAGAATAAAGCATGTCAGCTAGCTTATTTGATTTATGTtaaatttaacatttaaaatcaaattgttAATGCATCCTATATACTAGCAAGCCTTGTATCACTAGTGTGCGtgtatttcttaaaatatccTTTGCATCGTTGTTACGTTCATTTAAATAGCAGGCCTCCTAATTTGCATTCTATTGACACGTCGACAATTGAAGTTTAAAAATGGCGGACGGGGTAAGAAAGTCGGTGTACATTTGCCGGGTACATTTGACAGACCTTCTTCCTTTGTATTGTAGGAATTGTGACTGTCCCATTTGTTGTGTTTGTGTCGTGAAAAATCACAAAGgacataatatatgtaatgtATCAGAATGTGTGGAAAAGAAAGCAGACGAGCTGAACGACGCTATTCAACAAAAGGACTCGGCGTGTTTTGATGTGAAGCTGATTGAAGAAAATCTTAGGAAAAGACAAGAAAGCCTCCAGTTCCAGACTGAGAGCATAATTCGAAGCGTGGAAGACAGAGAGAGGGAAATCGTGGCTGAAGTGAGAAACGTATGCAGACAGACGATTGAACGTGTAGGAAATCTCACCACTGAAGTAGAAGGTCGAATTCGGCAAGATGAGGACGTTCTGCATCGGTTTTTAAACACTGAATTGTTTCGAAATGTTAATGATGATGATTGTATAAAAAGCGTTTATTTTTACAATGAGTTAAAAAGACTCGTTCGTGAACACAAACGAAACATGGAGGATGGGATACCTTTTCAATTTGTGGCTCCTATACTATCGTCAGAACATTTGTGTGAATTGTTTGGGTGTGTACTGACAGATGATCATGTATCATCGGACGCGACTGTGGGCGAAGATGATTGCGGAAACCACATACATGCTGATGTAAACAATGCAATGGACACTGAAAGTTCCAGTTCAATTAGCAAAGAAGAATTTTTGGAATGTCAAATTTATGATTATAGGAAAAGACTGATGAAAACAGGAATTGAAGGCGTCATTCCCATATCGTCCGATAGAAGCATCCTTTACAGCGGTGGAAGTCTGTACCACTACAACCGCAACAGTGTACACAAAATTGTAGAGGAAGTTGGCCATTTCACGTACGTGCCTGAAACGGACGAAGTTGCTTTTATTCTGAAGGGTCAAAAGAAAGTGTTTAGGCAACCATCAAATGCATCCCAACGGCGATCATTGTTGGTAACCCTGCACTGTGAAAAAGTTTTGTGTATAGGGCATGATTACGAGAATTACATAACACTCGTGATTtcattgaaagaaaaagaaagtttTGGTTTTCAGACTAATTACTACGTTTGCAACGTAAATGACAGTGGTTGTGTTCCAACaaaacaaaacgtctacatataTGGAAAGACTTGTCGCTTAAAATTACAGGCGTTCTCGCTTGTCCAGATACAGGAGGACAAGATTTCTGTCCACAAGGGTTATTCTGGCAGACGTTTGTTTTCTTATTCTGGCTGTGTTGGAAATGAACCCTCATCAACTTTCAAACCATCAGACGTGTGCACAGACACTAAAAATAACTTCTTGGTTATTGATTCCTACGATAACACAGTGCACCTTCTGAATCCAAAAGGAAAACCACTACGTGTCATCATGCTTGCCGAGGACGGACTATGTGGAGTTAACTGTATTGCTATGGATGAATTTGATTGGTTGTGGTTGGGATGTAAAGACGGTGCTcttcatttcgcaaattatcaGTATTTCAAAACCACGACAAGAAAAGAAAGGCATTTGatgaaacaaaattgaatttaattACATGGTTTGATTCAAACTAATGCTGTAACGGTATTCGTGGTTGGTTGTTTTACGTTCCGTTGAGATTTCGTGGATGTGAGTTATAGGACAATGTAATTATATACATAGGACTTATTTCATCCATTGATATTTTAGGTTacattaatttcacatttttaactATTTAAATTATCTTACCTTGGAAATAAAAGATAAGTATAGTATGTCAAAATAATATTCTGAAAATATTCGTAATGAATGATGGAGAGATAAAGGAACGAAAATCCCAGAAAATTGTCATAGATTGTTATAATCATACCTTAGATAAATTGACATTTAGGTTAGGCTTTAGtagatatatattgatatgGGTCAAAACAGTGTGCAACCGAAATCactacgaacagtgatcaatctcgtaacgctcataaagaatgcaaaattgagagtagggcaaacacggacctctggacacaccagaggtgggatcaggtgcctaggaggagtaattatTTTCACAACAAATTCTCTCTAGAATCTTCATGAAATGTTGCTACAAGATTTCCATTGTGGATACCagtatacatgtgtaacaggaagggagaaaatgcaacgaacCAGACCGGGATTAGAaaccaggccccctgaatctctagttaggtgctctaccaactgagctatctggccaccggcgatcgaactaAGCTGACCAGTATGCATGTTGAGAGAGTGCAAAATTCCAAATACAGACTGATCTTAGCTTAGAGCTCACGACCATAGCAATGAAGGTTCTTTTACGTGCCAACGCcagccgcgacacgggacctccgatttaaggtcatatccgaaagaccccaAATTCTCACTTCaaaatgccaagcgtttggcgaaggaaaaATCGCTTCCTATGTTTACGTCATAAGTTTGACCTCCATGACACGAACATGGCTCAAACTCATGAACTCCCATATTAGTAAGAaatttttggaaatacatgagggtacGATCTGTGACGCTTTGCGGTAGCATACCTCATGAAGCGCGTTTCCTGAAAGTATGTTGGTGTTAagcattgctgttcataccctcatgtattttcaaaaatgaaatttatttcttatattctcATGTACTTCTGTTCATTCGCTGCAGTGAATATAACCCAACCTTTCCTGAGCCGTAAAGGAATGTTACATGGGTGTCGATTTGCCAGTTAGGACTTGTATAAGTAGAGTACTGATACTGTACACTATATGCCCATTACAAGCCTAAACAGGGCGTATTTCTTAAGGCATAAGTTgtagttgtagaactttactaAAGGTAGTATAAATCATTATAAGCTGCGACGTACTTTCTTTTGTATCCAATGAATATAAGGTCTTAAAATCTgtgacagaaaataaaaaaacaaatcaagagctctatatgtaaattatttttaagaaattgaCTTTCAACCACctgcaattttttcaaaaatgaaagattCTTATAAAAATCCTTGCAATACACCCATCTTTAGGTTGTTTACAAAGGTCATGGCTTGAAAACTTCGAGAGGAGCGAGACAAATCAATCATGTACTCACTGTACTCTTCAAAACTGACAAAGTTCAGCTcctcatatttttcaaaaacattgaagaaaatcaaaatgccACACGCATATCTGCAATACTCATACAGACACTCTGTAAAATACTTGAAAACTATGTGAGGAGTAAGACGGACATAttatgtactctctatgtaaaaTTTCTTCCTAAGTGACTATGTTCAACAATCTGCAATTTTCCTCCGTCAAGGGAGGTcgaaatgaatcaaaattgccACATAATCTAGCGTGTCTCACAAAAAAAGCTACACAGCAGGTTTCATCTTGATACGTAACAGGGAAATAAAAATAGTAACAGTTAACGGACGGGTATGCGAACAttactgtaccataatacgtccggTCTAAAGACAGGAGTATAAAACCGTCAAGATGGTGTATAAGGTGAAGAAAAAACCCGACACTGGGTGTACAGTGTACAGTGGGTGTACAAGTCACTTCTAAACTAAAATTGATCGAGAGCGTTTGTGTACCAAAAGTGGGAATAAAACAATCTTTTATTTGAAGCATGAATATATTGAAGGAGAGAATAGGATAGTAGAGGAAGGAGAGAAATAAAGGCGCAGTAGGAAGAACAAGTGCGAAGGGGCTGGAGGAGATGGGGGAAAGTTCACACCCTTCCCGTGGCAATCGAACGACAATTAAAAAGCAAACTTCTGACGTAAGTATAACAATCTCTCCATGCCTCGCCTACACAGCTTTCGTGATCAGGACAGAGTCCAACATCCTTCGCGCAATTCCAATGGCTCACTGCAAAACATCTTTCGCGTAAGAGGCACGAGGAGCTTTGAATAACCTAGAGGATCTCTCCTTATTACAATACAAATCTTATCGTCCTCGACATTCACTGCATTCAAACAAAATTCATCAACAGCAGCCACTCAGTTTGTGCCTCCGTCTGAACAAAGGAATTTGACTGGtgtacatcgatctgtagagcGTCGTAGAGTGTTTTTGAAGCAAAGGCTTGACTCCCACCCCCTTAAAGATAAAACGAAGTTTAAATCATTAATCACATGTAGACTAAGGTGTTATATTATTGGGATTCCGAATGAAAATTAAACTTTGTGAATAGCTTCTGCTCTGCTGCACTCATAATAAAACAAAGTGATTGAGGAAAGGTTTATCAAACAAAACTTTCTCGGACTGTAAATATTTTGACTGTGTCCTCTCCCCGGGACTGCTGTAAGAATGGGCTATGCTGTAAGTATTTCAACAATGTTATTTGCTATCCTATACATCATAGCAGCCTTCGCTTCTGCTCTCTGCTCCTTAAGTGTTCTCCACTGGAGATGGTTCAGCATTAATGTTACGCTGCTCGTCCTGTGACAGTCACTCATAACAAATCTGGAAGACCCCCTTTGTAACATCTCCACCTGGTCATGTCTGCTGTATAAGGATCCTATATATACTTCCATACTCCATTATAGGTCTTACTAATGTGGTATATCACATCTCTGCTGTGTATGGATCCTATATATACCGTACTTCCATACTCCATTATAGGTCTTACTAATATGGTATATCACAACTCCTTGGTCAACCTCGGAAAGGAGTTGATGTTACGCTGCTAGAAAGTCCGAGTGTTGTTGACTTTCTTTATGACCAGGTCGATATGGTATTTCTAACTCTGCTCTTGGTGTGTATGGTAACCCCTAGGTATTTAATTCGCCTCGTCTACCTTTTCTAGTCTATGCCA
Above is a genomic segment from Ostrea edulis chromosome 3, xbOstEdul1.1, whole genome shotgun sequence containing:
- the LOC125674700 gene encoding uncharacterized protein LOC125674700; the encoded protein is MDSSNLLDANVSHVTVEKRKVALSQLSKLSLISIGVSLASILLGILILVYSRGAGFPIITGAPVWSGATFLLSGILGHLASKSDVHYGYFPPPRVRCLLLSHYIICVSCMSVCGICFGYSIAGASVCTADDELQCGENVQTEFILNILSIVVSVFMLTIAIVGCIFFCVYRKLLGLYRPVDMLYQKRINDLESRIRTLENPNMQGQQQGFGGQYGYNSFNTTTAPPPVYSKE
- the LOC130053564 gene encoding uncharacterized protein LOC130053564; the encoded protein is MADGVRKSVYICRVHLTDLLPLYCRNCDCPICCVCVVKNHKGHNICNVSECVEKKADELNDAIQQKDSACFDVKLIEENLRKRQESLQFQTESIIRSVEDREREIVAEVRNVCRQTIERVGNLTTEVEGRIRQDEDVLHRFLNTELFRNVNDDDCIKSVYFYNELKRLVREHKRNMEDGIPFQFVAPILSSEHLCELFGCVLTDDHVSSDATVGEDDCGNHIHADVNNAMDTESSSSISKEEFLECQIYDYRKRLMKTGIEGVIPISSDRSILYSGGSLYHYNRNSVHKIVEEVGHFTYVPETDEVAFILKGQKKVFRQPSNASQRRSLLVTLHCEKVLCIGHDYENYITLVISLKEKESFGFQTNYYVCNVNDSGCVPTKQNVYIYGKTCRLKLQAFSLVQIQEDKISVHKGYSGRRLFSYSGCVGNEPSSTFKPSDVCTDTKNNFLVIDSYDNTVHLLNPKGKPLRVIMLAEDGLCGVNCIAMDEFDWLWLGCKDGALHFANYQYFKTTTRKERHLMKQN